Proteins from one Bradyrhizobium roseum genomic window:
- a CDS encoding MotB family protein encodes MSDLKPELVIIRRRSAFEDSPAKGGVWKIAYADFMTAMMAFFLVLWLLSALNQDQRQVVASYFNPIKLSENAPAPKGLRDLSKEDPPASEGQDGKRKPAGPNEERRGDSPTAEKPPFYEEKVLFRDPYAALTEIAASANEASGQRRAGALTSAQEDGLKGGEAYRDPFDPGYWRLAPQAGKNAERVIESEPRPKPPFRENAHEGSQGEPPPVRPGKPDDGGGAAQASGQPTSVHMSPLLPPGSASSLPGREGNVQASSQVSAEANAAAQPHPAEAAKGVEPRDAARAQPTAKQLQAVIADALSDIKAGAGPVAEVRQVEEGLLISLTDDANFGMFAVGSAEPRPELIRVIDKIGPLLTKRPGLIIVRGHTDNRPYRSDTYDNWRLSTARAQMAYYMLVRSGVDPRRIEHVEGYADRRPKLPEDPAAAQNRRIEILVREKRP; translated from the coding sequence ATGAGCGACCTCAAGCCAGAGCTCGTCATCATCCGGCGGCGCAGCGCCTTCGAAGATTCGCCGGCCAAGGGCGGCGTCTGGAAGATCGCCTATGCGGACTTCATGACCGCCATGATGGCGTTCTTCCTGGTGTTGTGGTTGCTCAGCGCGCTGAACCAGGACCAGCGTCAGGTCGTGGCGAGCTACTTCAATCCGATCAAGCTGTCGGAGAACGCTCCGGCTCCGAAGGGCCTCAGGGATCTCTCGAAGGAGGATCCGCCCGCGTCCGAAGGTCAGGACGGCAAGCGCAAGCCTGCGGGGCCCAACGAGGAGCGCCGCGGCGACTCGCCCACCGCCGAGAAGCCGCCATTCTACGAGGAGAAGGTCCTGTTTCGCGATCCCTACGCGGCACTGACCGAGATCGCCGCCAGCGCGAATGAGGCGTCGGGACAGAGGCGCGCGGGCGCTTTGACCTCAGCGCAAGAGGACGGTCTGAAGGGAGGCGAGGCCTATCGCGATCCGTTCGATCCCGGTTACTGGAGGCTCGCGCCGCAGGCTGGGAAGAATGCCGAGCGGGTGATCGAGAGCGAGCCTCGTCCGAAGCCTCCCTTCCGCGAAAATGCGCATGAGGGAAGTCAAGGCGAGCCGCCGCCCGTTCGCCCCGGCAAGCCTGATGATGGCGGAGGTGCCGCCCAGGCGAGCGGACAGCCGACGTCTGTGCACATGTCGCCTTTGCTGCCGCCAGGCTCGGCGTCCTCGCTGCCCGGCCGCGAAGGCAATGTCCAAGCCAGTTCTCAGGTCAGCGCTGAAGCCAATGCCGCGGCCCAACCTCATCCGGCAGAAGCTGCGAAGGGCGTCGAACCGCGTGACGCCGCCCGCGCACAGCCCACCGCCAAGCAGCTCCAGGCAGTGATCGCCGACGCGTTGTCGGACATCAAAGCGGGCGCCGGGCCGGTTGCGGAAGTCCGCCAGGTCGAGGAAGGCCTGCTGATCAGTCTGACCGACGATGCCAACTTCGGCATGTTTGCAGTCGGCTCTGCCGAACCGCGTCCCGAACTCATTCGAGTCATCGACAAGATCGGGCCGCTGCTGACGAAGCGTCCGGGTCTGATCATTGTCCGCGGCCATACCGACAATCGACCGTACCGGTCGGACACCTACGACAACTGGCGGCTTTCGACCGCGCGTGCGCAAATGGCGTACTACATGCTGGTTCGATCCGGCGTGGATCCGCGCCGGATCGAGCATGTCGAAGGGTATGCGGATCGGCGTCCAAAACTTCCGGAGGATCCAGCGGCGGCACAAAACCGCCGGATCGAGATCCTTGTCAGGGAGAAACGGCCGTGA
- the fliF gene encoding flagellar basal-body MS-ring/collar protein FliF: MLSRAQVQQLLNNLLELGPRRLMALGVIGFAVLVTVVGGAYYLSRPEFEPLYTGLTREDVTRIGAALREQSIAFDVNTAGDAVSVRPSQTMQARMLLAEKGLPTSANAGYELFDKIGSLGLTSFMQEVTKLRALEGEIARTVQLMKGVKAARVHIVLPVRGSFRATQQPPSASVVLRTDGAIEARTAQSIRHLVAAAIPGMTRDKVTVLDADGSMLLAEEDEASAAPTKMASLQKMVGQMVQENIRKALTPYLGLDNFEVSVAPQLSTDKRQINETVYDPEARAERSVRNVREKETSQNADRQTPTTVQQNLPDQQVNAGGTKNSNEEKQRREDVTNFEVSSKTTTTVSDGYSVKKLFIAVLINRTRLVADLGDKTNQAIVDSKIAEISQLAATAGGIDRQRGDQIQVTAVDFVEGSRELAPVPPIGFVEMLNRQMGSIINAATILAVAAMLVWFGLRPAVNGILTHRAQQEQVAASDAVAELEAANLTAAEQEELNLVEDLEGKMQRTPQKRLEQIVRLDQAQAAAILKDWMRREEAA, encoded by the coding sequence ATGCTCAGTCGCGCGCAGGTACAGCAGCTGCTCAACAATTTGCTGGAACTCGGGCCGCGGCGCCTGATGGCGCTGGGGGTGATTGGATTTGCCGTTCTGGTGACTGTGGTCGGAGGCGCCTATTATCTAAGCCGACCTGAGTTCGAGCCTCTTTACACCGGTCTCACCCGCGAGGACGTGACGCGCATTGGCGCCGCGCTCCGTGAGCAGAGCATCGCGTTTGACGTGAATACAGCCGGAGACGCGGTTTCGGTCCGGCCGAGCCAGACCATGCAGGCGCGGATGCTGCTTGCCGAGAAGGGGCTGCCGACGAGCGCAAATGCCGGCTACGAACTTTTCGACAAGATCGGCTCGCTCGGGTTGACCTCGTTTATGCAGGAGGTCACGAAGCTCAGGGCGCTCGAAGGCGAAATTGCCCGAACCGTTCAGCTGATGAAGGGCGTGAAGGCTGCCAGGGTCCATATCGTTCTGCCCGTGCGCGGTTCGTTCCGCGCGACCCAGCAACCGCCATCCGCTTCGGTCGTGCTGCGCACCGACGGCGCGATCGAGGCCCGTACGGCGCAGTCGATCCGTCATCTCGTCGCTGCCGCCATTCCCGGCATGACGCGGGACAAGGTGACGGTGCTGGATGCCGACGGCTCCATGCTGCTTGCCGAGGAGGACGAGGCGAGCGCGGCGCCGACCAAGATGGCGAGCCTGCAGAAGATGGTCGGGCAGATGGTGCAGGAGAACATCCGCAAGGCGCTGACGCCCTATCTCGGTCTGGACAATTTCGAAGTCAGCGTCGCGCCGCAGCTCTCGACCGACAAGCGGCAGATCAACGAGACCGTTTACGATCCGGAGGCACGCGCGGAGCGCTCGGTCCGCAACGTGCGGGAGAAGGAAACCTCGCAGAACGCCGATCGCCAGACGCCGACGACCGTGCAACAGAATCTTCCCGACCAGCAGGTCAATGCCGGCGGCACCAAGAACTCCAACGAGGAAAAGCAGCGGCGTGAGGACGTCACCAATTTCGAAGTATCGTCCAAGACGACGACGACCGTCAGCGACGGCTATTCCGTTAAGAAACTCTTCATCGCGGTCCTGATCAATCGCACGCGGCTCGTTGCCGATCTCGGCGACAAGACCAATCAGGCCATCGTCGACAGCAAGATCGCGGAGATCAGCCAGCTTGCAGCGACCGCCGGCGGCATCGACCGGCAGCGCGGCGACCAGATCCAGGTGACGGCGGTGGATTTCGTCGAGGGCTCGCGCGAGCTGGCCCCGGTGCCGCCCATCGGGTTCGTCGAGATGCTGAACAGGCAGATGGGCAGCATCATCAATGCGGCGACGATCCTGGCCGTCGCTGCCATGCTCGTCTGGTTCGGCCTTCGCCCCGCGGTCAACGGCATCCTGACCCACCGTGCGCAGCAGGAGCAGGTCGCGGCGTCGGACGCCGTCGCCGAGCTCGAGGCCGCCAATTTGACGGCGGCGGAACAGGAAGAGCTGAACCTGGTGGAAGACCTCGAGGGCAAGATGCAGCGGACCCCGCAGAAGCGGCTTGAGCAGATCGTGCGTCTCGACCAGGCGCAGGCGGCGGCGATCCTTAAAGACTGGATGCGCCGGGAGGAGGCGGCATGA
- a CDS encoding flagellin N-terminal helical domain-containing protein translates to MASLLTNSAAMTALQTLRSVSANMQTTENRISTGQRVATASDNSAYWSIATSMRADNSALSAVSDSLGLSAATVDTEYTALTAVLGNEGTSGLNKLQALLVEAKTAGIDRTKIQSEITQIQQDMKNTANSATFNGVNWLSTNATTPATVNLVSSFSRVGATPTINTIQVTVANYSLYTTTQTGILDTVSGTTTVSIDNMNIGALTDSVADQTTLDGLIAQVVAAINTVSQSAADLGAIKNRIQNNTDFVKSLMDSVTRGIGQLVDADMNAESTRLQALQVQQQLGVQALSIANQNSQSILSLFK, encoded by the coding sequence ATGGCTTCCTTGCTTACCAATTCGGCGGCGATGACCGCGTTGCAGACCTTGCGGTCGGTCAGCGCGAACATGCAGACCACCGAAAACCGGATCTCGACCGGCCAGCGCGTCGCAACCGCTTCGGACAACTCGGCCTATTGGTCGATCGCGACCTCGATGCGGGCCGACAATTCCGCGCTGTCCGCGGTGTCCGACTCGCTCGGGCTGTCGGCCGCGACGGTCGACACCGAATACACTGCGCTGACCGCGGTCCTGGGCAACGAAGGCACCAGCGGCCTCAACAAGCTTCAGGCGCTGCTGGTCGAGGCCAAGACGGCCGGCATCGACCGGACCAAGATCCAGTCGGAAATCACCCAGATCCAGCAGGACATGAAGAACACCGCCAACTCGGCGACGTTCAACGGCGTGAACTGGCTCAGCACGAATGCCACGACTCCGGCCACCGTCAACCTCGTGTCGTCGTTCTCGCGCGTGGGCGCCACGCCGACCATCAACACGATCCAGGTCACGGTCGCCAACTACTCGCTGTATACCACCACGCAGACCGGCATCCTCGATACGGTCAGCGGTACCACCACCGTGTCCATCGACAACATGAACATCGGCGCGCTGACCGACTCGGTGGCCGACCAGACCACACTCGACGGCCTGATCGCGCAGGTCGTGGCCGCGATCAACACCGTCAGCCAGTCGGCCGCGGACCTCGGCGCCATCAAGAACCGCATTCAGAACAATACCGACTTCGTGAAGTCGCTGATGGATTCGGTGACCCGCGGTATCGGCCAGCTCGTCGACGCCGACATGAACGCGGAGTCCACCCGTCTGCAGGCGCTGCAGGTCCAGCAGCAGCTCGGCGTGCAGGCACTGTCGATCGCCAACCAGAACAGCCAGAGCATCCTGTCGCTCTTCAAGTAA
- a CDS encoding flagellin — translation MSSLLTNSSAMTALQTLQSIGQSMATTQNRISTGQRVATASDNAAYWSIATSMRADNAALSAVSDSLGLSAATVDTQYTALTTVLGSDGKSGLNKLQSLLVEAKTAGIDRTKIQSEITQIQQDMKSTAASATFNSVNWLSTNATTPATVNLVSSFSRVGGTPTINSITVTVADYTLYTNAQGGILDTVNGTASIDTIDISALTDSTADQTTLDGFIAQVTAAINTVSQSAADLGAIKNRIENNTNFVKSLMDSVTRGIGQLVDADMNAESTRLQAFQVQQQLGVQALSIANQNTQSILSLFR, via the coding sequence ATGTCAAGCCTCCTCACGAACTCGTCCGCCATGACCGCACTGCAGACCCTGCAGTCGATCGGCCAGAGCATGGCCACCACGCAAAACCGGATCTCCACCGGCCAGCGTGTTGCCACCGCTTCGGACAACGCGGCCTATTGGTCGATTGCGACCTCGATGCGTGCCGACAACGCCGCGCTGTCAGCCGTGTCAGACTCGCTCGGTCTGTCGGCCGCGACCGTCGATACCCAGTACACCGCGCTGACCACGGTACTCGGCAGCGACGGCAAGAGCGGTCTCAACAAGCTCCAGTCGCTGCTGGTCGAAGCCAAGACCGCCGGTATCGACCGGACGAAGATCCAGTCGGAAATCACCCAGATCCAGCAGGACATGAAGAGCACGGCTGCGTCTGCGACCTTCAACAGCGTGAACTGGCTGAGCACGAATGCCACGACGCCGGCGACGGTCAATCTCGTGTCGTCGTTCTCTCGCGTCGGCGGCACGCCGACCATCAACTCGATTACGGTGACGGTTGCCGACTATACGCTCTATACCAACGCCCAGGGCGGCATCCTGGATACGGTGAACGGCACCGCCTCGATCGACACCATCGACATCAGCGCGCTGACCGATTCGACCGCCGACCAGACCACGCTCGATGGCTTTATCGCGCAGGTCACGGCCGCGATCAACACGGTCAGCCAGTCGGCCGCCGACCTCGGCGCCATCAAGAACCGCATCGAGAACAACACCAATTTCGTGAAGTCGCTGATGGACTCGGTGACCCGCGGTATCGGTCAGCTCGTCGATGCCGACATGAACGCCGAGTCCACCCGTCTGCAGGCGTTCCAGGTCCAGCAGCAGCTCGGCGTGCAGGCGCTGTCGATCGCCAACCAGAACACCCAGAGCATCCTGTCCCTGTTCCGCTAA
- the fliP gene encoding flagellar type III secretion system pore protein FliP (The bacterial flagellar biogenesis protein FliP forms a type III secretion system (T3SS)-type pore required for flagellar assembly.): MRMLLVVALLVLLPETAAAQIPDLGSLLPPGNGSTSGRIVQLMALLTVLSVAPGLLIMVTSFTRFAVALSFLRAGLGLQTTPANLVLISLALFMTFYVMAPTFDRAWETGVQPLMKNEISEEEAYLRISDPFREFMLAHVRQKDLQTFEALAAESFRRKFDDKRIDMRVIIPAFMISELRRSFEIGFLIILPFLVIDMIVATLTMSMGMMMMPPTVIALPFKMLFFVLIDGWNLLVSGLVRSFS; encoded by the coding sequence ATGAGGATGTTGCTGGTCGTGGCGTTGCTGGTCCTGCTGCCCGAAACGGCGGCGGCGCAAATTCCGGACCTTGGCTCCCTGCTTCCACCGGGGAACGGCAGCACCAGCGGCCGGATCGTCCAGCTGATGGCGCTGCTCACTGTGCTGTCCGTCGCACCGGGGCTGCTCATCATGGTGACGAGTTTCACCCGATTTGCCGTCGCGCTGTCATTTCTTCGCGCCGGCCTCGGCCTGCAGACGACGCCGGCGAATCTGGTCCTGATCAGCCTGGCGCTGTTCATGACGTTCTACGTCATGGCTCCGACGTTCGATCGCGCCTGGGAAACCGGTGTCCAGCCCTTGATGAAGAACGAGATCTCGGAGGAGGAGGCATACCTGCGGATATCAGATCCGTTCCGCGAATTCATGCTGGCCCACGTGCGTCAGAAGGACCTGCAGACGTTCGAAGCACTGGCCGCCGAAAGTTTCCGCAGGAAATTCGACGACAAGCGCATCGACATGCGCGTCATCATTCCGGCATTCATGATCTCCGAGCTTCGCCGGTCGTTCGAGATTGGATTCTTGATCATCCTGCCGTTCCTCGTGATCGACATGATCGTCGCGACGCTGACGATGTCGATGGGCATGATGATGATGCCGCCGACGGTGATCGCGCTGCCGTTCAAGATGCTGTTCTTCGTGCTCATCGACGGCTGGAATTTGCTCGTCTCCGGACTGGTCCGGTCATTCTCGTAG
- a CDS encoding flagellar basal body-associated FliL family protein — translation MRLTAAIFILTLIAIGAGALAGLHLVATAERAVDARKNAAPPPVASIYAGSARLRKLSPIVTNLAAPANNWARVEASMVTDSLNDEEAGILAAHISEDIVVYLRSASAAQFEGARGLQHLRDDLTERANIRSSGKVRELIIETLVIQ, via the coding sequence ATGCGCTTGACGGCGGCGATATTCATCTTGACGCTGATCGCGATCGGCGCCGGCGCTCTTGCCGGCCTGCATCTCGTCGCGACGGCGGAGCGCGCCGTCGATGCCAGGAAGAACGCCGCCCCGCCGCCCGTCGCCTCGATATACGCGGGCAGCGCGCGGCTGAGGAAGCTTTCTCCGATCGTGACCAACCTCGCGGCGCCGGCGAACAATTGGGCGCGCGTCGAAGCGTCGATGGTGACCGACAGCTTGAACGACGAGGAAGCAGGCATCCTGGCCGCCCATATCAGCGAAGACATCGTCGTCTATCTCAGGTCGGCCTCGGCTGCCCAGTTCGAGGGCGCGCGCGGGCTTCAGCATCTGCGGGACGACCTGACCGAGCGGGCCAATATCCGGTCTTCGGGCAAGGTTCGCGAATTGATTATCGAGACGTTGGTGATCCAATGA
- the flgH gene encoding flagellar basal body L-ring protein FlgH produces the protein MKKPMLILSLLLLGGCAQDPSEVLRGPQLSPVGTGLRAQAYPIPTTPRGHTPLSFRSTWDDGTDLYRDPRARRVGDVVTVVISMQDKAKLDNKTDRSRDSQIKVGLDWLANVAGWQDTGQGNANLSASSSTKGAGQIDRTEDIKLSVAAVVTDVLPNGNMMISGSQEFRVNAEMRVLNVGGIVRARDISRGNTISYEKIAEARVSYGGRGRLTDVQQPGWGHRIYDAVAPF, from the coding sequence ATGAAGAAGCCGATGCTCATCCTCTCGCTCCTGCTCCTGGGCGGTTGCGCCCAGGATCCCTCCGAGGTGTTGCGCGGGCCGCAGCTTTCCCCCGTAGGTACCGGGCTGAGAGCGCAAGCCTATCCGATCCCGACAACGCCGCGGGGACATACGCCTCTGAGCTTTCGTTCGACCTGGGACGACGGCACCGACCTTTACCGCGATCCCCGCGCCCGGCGCGTGGGCGACGTCGTGACGGTGGTCATCTCCATGCAGGACAAGGCCAAGCTCGACAACAAGACGGATCGCTCACGCGATTCGCAGATCAAGGTCGGTCTGGACTGGCTGGCAAACGTCGCTGGCTGGCAGGATACCGGTCAGGGCAACGCCAATTTGAGCGCGAGCTCCTCGACCAAGGGCGCCGGCCAGATCGACCGTACCGAGGATATCAAGCTGTCGGTTGCCGCCGTCGTCACCGACGTGTTGCCGAACGGCAATATGATGATCAGCGGCTCGCAGGAATTCCGCGTCAATGCGGAGATGCGCGTGCTCAATGTCGGAGGGATCGTTCGGGCCCGAGACATCTCGCGCGGCAACACGATCTCTTATGAAAAGATCGCCGAGGCGCGCGTGTCCTATGGCGGCCGCGGGCGTCTGACGGACGTGCAGCAACCGGGTTGGGGACACAGGATCTATGATGCGGTGGCGCCCTTCTGA
- a CDS encoding MotE family protein, protein MLKLDHKSKVLLLVAACVLAGASPVPALDDGKPSKPLDLRPLVRTRAAGAQKPGLPVLMLPGDSAQARPVARAAEDTGPLITGAAPDNPPAVARPGRGGGAATSPKPTPAAAAPNDNEVAQFCSNVADPAVDARLAWQLKELEKAETRLRERIAEVEAKRAEYEKWMALRDEFLKKAEASMVEIYSRMRPEAAATHIAGMSDETAAAVLAKLSPKNSSAIFNEMESARAAHLADLLGGMRRADDGKRNK, encoded by the coding sequence ATGCTAAAGCTGGATCACAAGTCGAAAGTCCTGCTGCTGGTCGCGGCGTGCGTGCTGGCGGGCGCATCGCCGGTGCCGGCGCTGGATGACGGAAAGCCGTCAAAGCCTTTGGACCTGCGGCCTTTGGTGCGAACACGCGCCGCGGGAGCGCAGAAGCCGGGTCTCCCGGTCTTGATGCTCCCCGGCGATAGCGCCCAGGCAAGACCCGTGGCGCGCGCTGCCGAAGACACCGGACCCTTGATCACCGGCGCAGCACCCGACAATCCGCCGGCCGTCGCCCGCCCGGGCAGGGGCGGAGGCGCCGCAACCTCGCCAAAGCCGACGCCTGCGGCGGCCGCGCCGAACGACAACGAGGTCGCCCAATTCTGCAGCAACGTTGCGGACCCGGCCGTGGATGCCCGGCTGGCCTGGCAGTTGAAGGAGCTGGAGAAGGCCGAGACCAGGCTCCGCGAGCGGATTGCGGAAGTCGAAGCCAAGCGCGCCGAATACGAAAAGTGGATGGCGCTTCGGGACGAATTTTTGAAGAAGGCCGAGGCGTCGATGGTCGAGATCTATTCGCGAATGCGCCCCGAAGCCGCCGCAACCCATATCGCGGGCATGTCGGATGAGACCGCGGCAGCGGTGCTCGCAAAGCTGAGCCCTAAAAATTCGAGCGCCATCTTCAATGAGATGGAGTCCGCGCGCGCCGCGCATCTCGCTGATCTGCTTGGCGGCATGCGTCGTGCGGACGACGGAAAGAGAAACAAATGA
- the flgI gene encoding flagellar basal body P-ring protein FlgI: MTRLLLALILVLSAAGAEAAVRIKDIADLRGLRENQIVGYGLVIGLNGTGDTLRNAPFTEQSLQSMLDNMGINVRNDNANSTARPTTLRTRNVAAVMVTADLPPSIEPGERMDITVSSLGDATSLLGGTLVMTPLRAADGAVYAVAQGSVTVAGFSVGGQAQNVSQGTPTAGRIPNGALVERAVQGSLHEMEFLVLELKNPDFVTATRILDAINRYAGGRYRAQIAFERDYRTVVLSKPRHVGPVRFLAEIGELTVEPDTRARVVINERTGTVVIGRDVRISTVAVTHGNLTVRVTELPVVSQPNPFSRGETKVVPQTYVDVNEPGAQVAILSGVDLQRLVRGLNQIGLKPSGIIAILQAIKTAGALQADIIVQ; encoded by the coding sequence ATTACCCGATTGCTGCTGGCGTTGATCCTCGTCCTTTCGGCGGCTGGCGCCGAGGCCGCCGTCCGTATCAAGGACATCGCGGACCTCAGGGGATTGCGCGAAAACCAGATTGTCGGTTACGGGCTCGTCATCGGCCTCAACGGGACCGGTGACACCCTGCGCAATGCGCCGTTTACGGAGCAGTCCCTGCAGTCGATGCTCGACAACATGGGCATCAATGTGCGGAACGACAATGCGAATTCCACGGCGCGGCCGACCACGCTGCGCACGCGCAACGTCGCCGCCGTGATGGTGACCGCGGACCTGCCGCCTTCGATCGAACCGGGCGAACGCATGGACATCACCGTATCGTCGCTCGGCGATGCCACCTCGCTGCTCGGAGGAACGCTCGTGATGACCCCGCTGCGTGCCGCTGACGGCGCTGTCTATGCGGTGGCGCAGGGGTCCGTCACCGTCGCCGGATTCAGCGTGGGGGGCCAGGCGCAGAATGTCAGCCAAGGCACGCCGACCGCCGGCCGCATTCCGAACGGCGCGCTGGTCGAGCGCGCCGTGCAGGGAAGCCTCCATGAAATGGAGTTCCTCGTTCTCGAATTGAAGAACCCGGATTTCGTCACGGCGACCCGAATCCTCGACGCCATCAATCGCTATGCGGGCGGTCGCTACCGCGCCCAGATCGCGTTCGAGCGCGATTATCGGACGGTCGTGCTGTCAAAGCCGCGACACGTCGGGCCGGTCCGCTTTCTCGCCGAAATCGGCGAATTGACCGTCGAGCCGGATACCAGGGCGCGGGTCGTGATCAACGAGCGAACCGGCACGGTGGTGATCGGGCGGGACGTCCGCATATCCACGGTGGCGGTGACCCACGGCAATCTGACTGTCCGCGTGACCGAGCTGCCCGTCGTATCCCAGCCGAACCCGTTCTCGCGCGGCGAGACCAAGGTTGTTCCGCAGACCTATGTCGACGTCAACGAGCCGGGGGCCCAGGTGGCCATTCTCAGCGGGGTTGACCTGCAGCGCCTGGTCCGCGGCCTGAACCAGATCGGCCTGAAGCCTTCCGGCATCATCGCGATCCTGCAGGCGATCAAGACGGCCGGCGCGCTGCAGGCGGACATCATCGTGCAATGA
- the flgA gene encoding flagellar basal body P-ring formation chaperone FlgA: MLNSVGRFVRGAAVALLAVAFAGAATGEERRLPVPSVTIRPGEVIRDEMITERAFAPNLLGVALFIEGRQAVVGRMARRSLLPGQPIPTNAVDEPWAVARGAIVKVIVEDNGLSIATYGAAMQSGAAGALIPVRNTDTGVIIRGIVQPDGTVKVVDG; encoded by the coding sequence ATGTTGAACTCGGTTGGCCGGTTCGTACGAGGGGCAGCCGTCGCGCTGCTGGCTGTCGCTTTTGCAGGTGCGGCGACCGGCGAGGAACGGCGCTTGCCGGTGCCGTCGGTGACGATCCGCCCCGGCGAGGTGATCAGGGATGAGATGATCACCGAGCGCGCCTTTGCGCCCAACCTTCTCGGCGTCGCGCTGTTCATCGAGGGGCGTCAGGCCGTGGTCGGACGCATGGCGCGCCGCTCGCTTCTGCCAGGCCAGCCCATACCGACAAATGCCGTCGATGAACCTTGGGCGGTTGCCCGCGGGGCGATCGTCAAGGTCATCGTCGAGGACAATGGCCTTTCGATCGCGACATACGGCGCCGCCATGCAATCGGGCGCCGCCGGCGCGCTCATTCCGGTCCGTAATACCGACACCGGCGTGATCATCAGGGGCATCGTCCAGCCGGACGGCACCGTAAAGGTCGTTGACGGATGA
- the flgG gene encoding flagellar basal-body rod protein FlgG: MKSLAIAATGMNAQQTNVEVIANNIANINTTSFKRARAEFTDLFYQMDRMQGVPNTAGSSPIPEGANMGLGVRSAAVRKLHIQGALSQTGNTYDMAINGRGWFQILGPNNDVLYTRAGSFNTNANGQLVTLDGYQIDPSITVPQGTVEVTVNKTGQVFAKLDTEVNPRQIGQLNLANFVNEAGLEPLGGNLYKETTASGTPVVGLPGDAGYGKINQHYLEASNVDPVKEITELISAQRAYEMNAKVITASDEMASTVSKGLR; the protein is encoded by the coding sequence GTGAAATCGCTCGCCATCGCGGCCACCGGAATGAACGCGCAGCAGACCAATGTCGAGGTTATCGCGAACAATATCGCCAATATCAACACCACCTCGTTCAAGCGGGCGCGGGCGGAGTTCACCGACCTGTTCTATCAGATGGATCGCATGCAGGGCGTCCCCAACACCGCGGGGTCTTCTCCGATTCCGGAGGGCGCCAATATGGGGCTCGGTGTGCGTTCGGCCGCGGTACGCAAGCTGCACATTCAAGGCGCGCTGTCGCAAACCGGCAACACCTACGACATGGCGATCAACGGCCGCGGATGGTTTCAGATCCTGGGCCCGAACAACGACGTCCTTTATACCCGCGCCGGCTCGTTCAACACGAATGCCAACGGTCAGCTCGTGACGCTGGACGGCTACCAGATCGATCCCTCGATCACGGTGCCGCAGGGAACGGTCGAAGTCACGGTCAACAAGACCGGCCAGGTGTTCGCCAAGCTGGACACGGAGGTGAACCCGCGCCAGATCGGACAGCTCAACCTTGCCAACTTCGTCAACGAGGCGGGCCTCGAACCGCTGGGTGGTAATCTCTACAAGGAGACAACCGCTTCCGGCACGCCGGTTGTCGGGCTGCCCGGCGATGCCGGCTACGGGAAGATCAACCAGCACTATCTTGAGGCGTCGAACGTCGATCCAGTCAAGGAAATCACCGAGTTGATTTCGGCGCAGCGCGCCTACGAAATGAATGCCAAGGTCATCACGGCATCGGATGAAATGGCTTCGACGGTCTCCAAGGGGCTTCGCTAG
- a CDS encoding flagellar hook-basal body complex protein FliE, translating into MLEAISSTAISAGQAVARSAETKVASPAVGAAQSSGELGFESVFKQVASDAIGTLKAGEAASISAIQGKESTRRVVEALMSAEQALQTAVAVRDKVVQAYQEVVRMSI; encoded by the coding sequence ATGCTGGAGGCGATCTCTTCGACTGCGATTTCCGCGGGCCAGGCGGTGGCCCGTTCGGCGGAGACGAAAGTGGCGTCGCCCGCGGTCGGAGCCGCGCAGTCGAGCGGCGAACTCGGCTTTGAATCCGTTTTCAAGCAGGTGGCGTCCGATGCGATCGGAACACTGAAGGCCGGCGAGGCGGCGTCGATCTCGGCGATCCAGGGCAAGGAATCGACGCGGCGGGTCGTCGAAGCGCTGATGTCGGCGGAGCAGGCGTTGCAGACCGCAGTCGCGGTCCGCGACAAGGTCGTGCAGGCCTACCAAGAAGTCGTGCGGATGTCGATCTGA